A region of Halosolutus amylolyticus DNA encodes the following proteins:
- a CDS encoding tRNA(Ile)(2)-agmatinylcytidine synthase gives MTVVGIDDTDSRERGMCTTYVATQVAERLRREGGNTDGDAVSRLLLVRLNPAVEYKTRGNAALAVHTDCDPDRAFELARDRLAALAETADGRTNPGLVVADGSPDAVPDDVREFTWRAIRDQLSIPDATALIDRHGYRSWGAGNGRGRVGALAAVGSWAALDEWTHEYISYREPDRWGTEREVDRESAFAAAEWGYPDVWDTVDRGEDETVCVPHTPGPILHGIRGDDPDTVRAVADRIEGEPVRASQLFVTNQGTDAHLRDATLDVVANGHAYRVDGRVASDPETRRGGHVFFELADGRPDARSTDDDGGTDPRLKCAAFEPTKRFRDRVRSLRVGDRLTVCGEVSRGTLKLEKFAVRDLVTTGRATPTCPECDRTMESAGRNQGYRCRDCGTRAAGKATVAIDRDLERGWYEVPPCARRHIAKPLVRGGFDAPTHPER, from the coding sequence ATGACCGTCGTCGGGATCGACGATACGGACTCCCGTGAGCGGGGAATGTGTACGACCTACGTCGCGACGCAGGTCGCAGAGCGACTGCGCCGCGAGGGAGGGAACACGGACGGCGATGCGGTCTCCCGACTGCTCCTCGTTCGACTCAATCCCGCCGTCGAGTACAAAACGCGGGGCAACGCCGCGCTCGCCGTCCACACCGACTGCGATCCCGATCGGGCGTTCGAACTCGCCCGCGATCGGCTCGCCGCGCTGGCGGAGACGGCGGACGGGCGGACGAACCCGGGCCTCGTCGTGGCCGACGGGAGCCCCGACGCGGTGCCCGACGACGTGCGCGAGTTTACGTGGCGGGCGATCCGAGACCAGCTTTCGATCCCGGACGCGACGGCCCTGATCGATCGCCACGGCTATCGATCGTGGGGTGCCGGAAACGGGCGCGGCCGCGTCGGCGCGCTGGCGGCCGTCGGAAGCTGGGCCGCCCTCGACGAGTGGACCCACGAGTACATCTCCTACCGCGAGCCCGATCGGTGGGGTACCGAGCGCGAGGTCGACCGCGAGAGCGCCTTCGCCGCGGCGGAGTGGGGCTATCCCGACGTCTGGGACACCGTCGATCGCGGCGAGGACGAGACGGTCTGCGTGCCACACACGCCGGGGCCGATCCTCCACGGGATTCGCGGCGACGACCCCGATACCGTGCGCGCCGTCGCCGATCGGATCGAGGGCGAACCCGTCCGCGCGAGCCAGCTTTTCGTCACGAACCAGGGGACCGACGCCCACCTGCGGGACGCGACCCTCGACGTAGTCGCAAACGGCCACGCCTATCGCGTCGACGGACGCGTCGCGAGCGACCCCGAGACGCGCCGCGGCGGGCACGTGTTCTTCGAGCTGGCGGATGGACGACCCGACGCGCGTTCCACCGACGACGATGGCGGGACCGACCCGCGCCTCAAGTGCGCCGCGTTCGAGCCGACGAAGCGCTTCCGCGATCGGGTCCGGTCGCTCCGGGTCGGCGACCGTCTCACGGTCTGCGGAGAGGTCTCCCGGGGAACGCTGAAACTGGAGAAGTTCGCGGTTCGGGACCTCGTCACGACCGGGCGCGCGACACCGACCTGCCCGGAGTGCGATCGGACGATGGAGAGCGCCGGTCGGAACCAGGGGTACCGGTGTCGGGACTGCGGGACCCGCGCCGCCGGGAAAGCGACGGTCGCGATCGATCGGGACCTCGAGCGCGGCTGGTACGAGGTCCCGCCGTGTGCGCGCCGACACATCGCGAAACCCCTCGTTCGCGGCGGGTTCGACGCGCCGACGCATCCGGAACGGTAG
- a CDS encoding OBG GTPase family GTP-binding protein encodes MGLEEEIEEIEDEIANTPYNKSTEAHIGRLKSKLAEKKEKLETQQSGSGGGGGYSVEKHGDATVALVGFPSVGKSSLLNSLTNAESETGSYEFTTLDVNPGMLNHRGANIQMLDVPGLIEGAASGKGDGQQVLAVVRNADLIVFVLSVFEIDQYDRLQEELYDINIRVDQEPPRVTVRPKIKDGIKVTSSTDQDLDEDTIKEVLRDQGYVNADLNLQENVTIDRLVDGLMENREYIPSITCVNKVDLIDPDYKETVDEQLRERDLDPEEVTFISAEAEKGLDVLKDRIWENLGLIRVYMDKPGRGVDWEEPLVVEAGTTVGEAIEKLGGEMEERFRFARVTGPSATHDQQQVGKDHVLEDEDVLKLILRR; translated from the coding sequence ATGGGGCTTGAGGAGGAGATCGAGGAGATCGAAGACGAAATCGCCAACACGCCCTACAACAAGTCGACGGAGGCCCACATCGGCCGGCTGAAGTCGAAGCTCGCGGAGAAGAAAGAGAAGCTCGAAACCCAGCAGTCGGGCTCCGGCGGTGGCGGCGGGTACTCCGTGGAGAAACACGGCGACGCGACCGTCGCGCTCGTCGGGTTCCCGAGCGTCGGCAAGTCGTCGCTGCTCAACTCGCTGACGAACGCCGAGAGCGAGACGGGGTCCTACGAGTTCACGACGCTCGACGTCAACCCCGGGATGTTGAACCATCGCGGGGCCAACATCCAGATGCTGGACGTTCCCGGGCTGATCGAGGGCGCGGCCTCGGGCAAGGGCGACGGCCAGCAGGTGCTGGCGGTCGTCCGGAACGCCGACCTGATCGTCTTCGTTCTCTCGGTGTTCGAGATCGACCAGTACGATCGCCTGCAGGAGGAACTGTACGACATCAACATCCGCGTCGACCAGGAGCCCCCGCGGGTCACCGTTCGCCCGAAAATCAAAGACGGCATCAAGGTCACCTCGAGCACCGACCAGGACCTGGACGAGGACACGATCAAGGAGGTCCTCCGCGATCAGGGCTACGTCAACGCCGATCTGAACCTCCAGGAGAACGTGACCATCGATCGGCTGGTCGACGGCCTGATGGAGAACCGCGAGTACATCCCCTCGATCACCTGCGTGAACAAGGTCGACCTGATCGATCCCGACTACAAGGAAACGGTCGACGAGCAGTTGCGAGAACGGGACCTCGACCCCGAGGAGGTGACCTTCATCAGCGCGGAGGCGGAGAAGGGCCTCGACGTCCTCAAGGATCGGATCTGGGAGAACCTCGGCCTCATCCGCGTCTACATGGACAAACCCGGCCGCGGCGTCGACTGGGAGGAACCCCTCGTCGTCGAGGCGGGAACCACCGTCGGCGAGGCGATCGAGAAACTCGGCGGCGAGATGGAAGAACGGTTCCGGTTCGCCCGGGTCACGGGACCGAGCGCCACCCACGACCAGCAACAGGTCGGCAAGGATCACGTCCTCGAGGACGAGGACGTGCTCAAACTGATCCTGCGGCGATAG
- a CDS encoding rubrerythrin-like domain-containing protein, whose product MRPSEQRSEPGLYECFECGKRVREGESRVCSCGGSLRHRRPEEQ is encoded by the coding sequence ATGCGACCAAGTGAACAGCGGTCCGAACCCGGCCTGTACGAGTGCTTCGAGTGCGGCAAACGGGTCCGGGAGGGCGAATCTCGTGTCTGCTCGTGTGGCGGGTCACTGCGGCACCGCCGGCCTGAAGAGCAGTAA
- a CDS encoding Na+/H+ antiporter NhaC family protein, which yields MAEYGALSLVPPLLAIALAIWTRRPILSLFVGIWSGGVIATGSIGIGKTFDWIAESMADVFHAQILIFTLLLGSGVALIWRLGGAAAVRNWATTRLETQRNAGVATWILGILLFFDDYANTAIVGSTMREITDQMRISREKLSYIVDSTAAPVATIALSSWVAFQLSMIDEGYTALVESEDYDVAAADTPGIFETFVGSIPFNTYSLLAIVMVGVIVLSRRDFGEMLDAEHRAWQTGNVTRDDAQPLQEVEKDLGAPIEDRPMLRTFFVPIVVLIAVTLAGAFWTGYESWLGEQADAGATTSIGTAMGEDGVVQVLVDVVGAGDFAAALVWGSFAMVATLIAIGLAYSLFDLGDGVETVLDGFSLMLTAVTILVLAWSISAVAEELGTGAYVAGAAEGVVSPAVLPIVVLLVSAFVAFTMGSSWATMGIVTPIAIRVAYELTGTFDLMPVMVGAVFSGAIFGDHTSPISDTSVLSSTFTGADLIDHIRTQLYYAGTVLSVVIVCYALYGFLSVPPVVFLPLGVVLLVGLVYGLSEFDARRKGVSPRASSIEAEFAGRGAETEPGSPSEEVD from the coding sequence ATGGCCGAGTACGGAGCTCTCTCGCTCGTGCCGCCGCTGCTGGCGATCGCGCTCGCGATCTGGACGCGCCGGCCGATCCTGTCGCTGTTCGTCGGGATCTGGTCGGGCGGTGTCATCGCGACCGGCAGTATCGGCATCGGGAAGACGTTCGACTGGATCGCCGAATCGATGGCCGACGTGTTCCACGCCCAGATCCTCATCTTCACGCTCCTGCTGGGATCGGGCGTCGCGCTCATCTGGCGCCTCGGCGGGGCGGCCGCCGTCCGCAACTGGGCGACGACGCGACTCGAGACACAGCGCAACGCCGGCGTGGCGACGTGGATCCTGGGCATCCTCCTGTTTTTCGACGACTACGCCAACACGGCCATCGTCGGGAGTACGATGCGCGAGATTACCGACCAGATGCGCATCTCCCGGGAGAAACTCTCCTACATCGTCGACTCGACGGCCGCGCCCGTGGCGACGATCGCCCTCTCGAGCTGGGTCGCGTTCCAGCTGTCGATGATCGACGAGGGATACACCGCGCTCGTCGAGAGCGAGGACTACGACGTCGCCGCGGCCGACACGCCCGGGATCTTCGAGACGTTCGTCGGCTCGATCCCGTTCAACACCTACTCGCTGCTCGCGATCGTCATGGTGGGGGTCATCGTCCTGTCGCGGCGGGACTTCGGCGAGATGCTGGACGCCGAACACCGCGCGTGGCAGACGGGGAACGTGACCCGCGACGACGCGCAGCCGCTCCAGGAGGTCGAGAAGGACCTGGGGGCGCCGATCGAGGACCGGCCGATGCTCCGGACGTTCTTCGTTCCGATCGTCGTCCTGATCGCGGTCACGCTGGCCGGCGCGTTCTGGACCGGCTACGAGTCGTGGCTCGGCGAGCAGGCCGACGCGGGAGCGACGACGTCGATCGGGACGGCCATGGGCGAGGACGGCGTCGTGCAGGTGCTGGTGGACGTCGTCGGCGCCGGCGACTTCGCGGCCGCGCTCGTCTGGGGCTCGTTCGCGATGGTCGCGACGCTGATCGCGATCGGGCTGGCTTACAGCCTCTTCGATCTCGGCGACGGCGTCGAGACGGTGCTCGACGGGTTCAGCCTCATGCTGACCGCGGTGACGATCCTGGTGCTGGCCTGGTCGATCAGCGCGGTCGCCGAGGAACTCGGCACGGGGGCCTACGTCGCCGGCGCGGCGGAGGGCGTCGTCTCGCCGGCCGTCCTCCCGATCGTCGTCCTGCTCGTCTCCGCGTTCGTCGCGTTCACCATGGGCTCCTCGTGGGCGACGATGGGGATCGTGACGCCGATCGCGATCCGCGTCGCCTACGAACTGACCGGGACGTTCGACCTCATGCCGGTGATGGTCGGTGCGGTGTTCTCGGGGGCGATCTTCGGCGACCACACGTCGCCGATCTCGGACACCTCCGTGCTCTCCTCGACGTTCACCGGGGCCGATCTCATCGATCACATCCGCACGCAGCTGTACTACGCCGGCACCGTCCTGTCCGTCGTGATCGTCTGCTACGCGCTCTACGGCTTCCTCTCCGTGCCGCCCGTCGTCTTCCTCCCGCTGGGCGTCGTCCTGCTCGTCGGCCTCGTCTACGGCCTCTCGGAGTTCGACGCCCGCCGCAAGGGCGTCTCCCCCAGGGCCTCTTCGATCGAGGCGGAGTTCGCCGGCCGCGGGGCGGAAACGGAGCCCGGCTCCCCCTCCGAAGAGGTCGACTAG